Part of the Verrucomicrobiota bacterium genome, ACGCCGCGCTTCGTCGAGCACTTCCTCCATCGCGCGACTCCGCGACCTGCCGCGCACGTACGGCACGATGCAGTACGTACAGAACTGGTCGCATCCATCCTGCACCTTGACGAACGCGCGCGCGTGGCGCGCGAGACGCGAGATGCCCGAAGGCAGGCATGCCGCGCCGCCATCCGAAAGACCGAGAACCTCGACAAGACGTTCCTTGTCCGCGTTGTCGAGGACGCGATCGACCTCAGGCATCGCGTCGAGGCCCACGCGGTCACGCTCCGGGTAGCAGCCGGCGGCGACCACGAGCGCGCCGGGATGATCGCGCCGGAGCCGGCGCAATGCCTGGCGGCATTTCGCGTCGGCTTGCTCGGTCACGGTGCACGTGTTGACAATGCAGAGGTCGGCGCCGTTGCCGTTGACGCAGCGCCGCCAGCCAAGCGCTTCAAGCTGTTCGACGAGCCGCTGCGTCTCGTACTGGTTGACCTTGCAGCCGATCGTTTGGGCAACGAACGTGGGCATCCTAGTCCTCGTCGTCTCGCGGCGCTTCGCGGCGGGCTTTGCGGCCGCCCCAGAACTCGAGCAGCGCGACGATCGTCAGCACAAGGGCGACAAGCAGAAGATCGAGGAGCGCGCCCGTCGTGTTGAGCTGCGGCAGCAACAATGCGGCGATGCCCGTGCAGGCCGTGACGAGCCAGATGAAGCTCACCGCGCCGCGCACGCCGAGCCCTAAGCCCCGCATGCGGAACGAGAAGTGGTGCTTCGACGCCTTGAACGGCGAGAGCCCCTTGTGCAGACGGATCGCCGTGACCGTGGCCATCTCGTAGAGGGGAACCGCCAGGACGACGAGCGGCACGACGACGGGGAACGTCGTCGGGTGCCCTGGCCGGTAGTAGGTGCCAAGAATCGTCAGCACGGCGAGCATATAGCCGAGGAAGAGCGAACCGGCGTCGCCCATGAAGATCGAAGCCGGATGGACGTTGTAGACGAGAAAACCAACGACCGCGCCGACGAGCGCCGCGAGCATTGCGCTGACAAAGTACTGCTCGTACTGCACGGCCGTGAGCAGGAAGAAGAACGCGGCGATCGCGGCCACGCCCGCGGCCAGCCCGTCCATGTTGTCGAGGAAGTTCGTCGCGTTGATCACAGCAAGAATCCAGAGCACGCTCACGACGCCGGCAAGCACGTCGCTGCCGATGAAGAGCGAGACACGCACGCCGAACGCGACGAGGATGACGGCGACAGCGGTCTCGACCGCGAGTTTCGTGAAGGGGCCCAGGCTTCGCTTGTCATCGATAAGACCGAGCACCATCATCGCGAGTGCGCCCCCGAGCACAAGGAACAACCGCGGCGCCTGCTGGATCATGCCAGCCGAGTAGCCGCGCACCGCTTCGGGCACGAGACCCGCGAGTGCGCCGCCCCGCGCGAGAAGCATGACGACGGAGGCACCGACAACGGTGAAGAGGAACGATGCGACGATGGCAACGCCGCCCAGGAGCGGCGTCGGCGCGATCTTCGCCTTGTCCGGGTGCGGCATGGCGACGAGCCCCCAGCGCCGGGCCAGCCGCTTGCACAGCGGCACGAGGGCCGCCGACAGCGCCAGCGCCACGACAAGCAGCACGAGATACGCAACACGCCACATCGCCGGTCCCTCCCCTACTCTCGACCCACCTTCTTGGCGCCGAGCAGGTCATCATAGAGCGCCGCGATCTGCTCGACCATGTATTCCTTGCGAAACACCGGATCGACGAGCCGCCTACCCTCAGCGCCCAGACGCGCACGCAAGGCGGCGTCGCCAAGGAGCTTCTCGATCGCGGCGGTCAGGCCGTCCACGTCCTTGGGCGCCACAAGGCAGCCGGTCCTGTCGTCGAGAGTCACCTCGCGCGCGCCGTCGACGTCGAACGAAACAACGGGCCGGCCCACGGCGAGCGCCTGCGGCAGCGTGCGCGCAAGCCCCTCGCGCAGCGAGGCGTGCACGAGCACGTCCATCGCCGCGATGAGCTCCGGAATCTCGTCGGGTGGCACGATGCCGGTGAACACGACACGGTCGCGCAGCCCCATGCGTTCGAGTTGCGCCTCGAATTGCCGTCTGAGGATCCCGTCATGGACGAGCATGAGCTTCAGCGTCGGGAACCGCGCCGCGAGCCGTCGGAATGCCTCGAACACATACTCGTGCCCCTTGAGATGAAACAGCCGAGCGATCTTGCCCACAACGAGGTCGTCCGGCCCGAATCCGAGGCGCTTGCGCACCCCGTCACGTTTCGCGCCGGCTTCCAGGAACAGGTCGAGGTCCATGCCCGAGTAGATCGTCGTGAACATGTCGCTCGCGGCGACGCCGGCGGCGACGGCCTGGGCGGTCATCGCATCGGCAACGCTGATGATTCTGTCCGAACGCCGCGCGGCGATCCGTTCGAGCGCCACATAGATCTTGTACGTGAACCGCGGCTGGTACGGATGAAACGGCAGGCCGTGGATCGTGTGCACCACGACCGGCACGCCGGCCGCACGTGCCGCCAGCCGACCGAGCACACCGGCTTTCGAGCTGTGCGTGTGGACGACGTCGTACCGCTCGCGCTTGAACAGCCTTTTGAGCGCCCGGTACGTGGTGAGGTCGCGTACAGGATGGATCGCGCGCCGCATCTGCGGAATGACGACCGTCTGGAAATCGCCGTTCTCCGCCCGCTCGAACAGGCTGCCTTCCGGCCCCAGCGCCGGGCCAGTCACCAGCGTCACGTCGAAGCGACCGCTCTCCTGGAGCAGCTCGACCGTGTAGAGGGTGTTTTCCTGCGCCCCGCCCAGAATGAGGCGGGTGATAACGTGGCAAACCTTTGGACGCTTGGCTCCCATGACCGGGTGATTATATGTCGCAATCCCACCTGAGACAATGCTCCCCTTCGCCGCCCACACTGAGACAGAATGTCACAACCACCAGGCTGGGAAAATGAGCTGACAGGGGAAGGAGCGCGCAGATTTCACTGGCAGTCCGGTACGGCTGTTGCTAAGAAGTATGAGGAAAAGGCGTTTATCTGGGCTGATGTGGCCCTGATTCCAGGCCGGAGCCCACCGGACTGGTTGGCAGATCGCACTCGAGAGTGCCAGGATACGGTTGGCGATGACACTGAGCAGGAAAGAAGCGGAACAGCGGCAGCACGACGTGCTGATGGCCCTTGTTCGGGCCTACATCAGCACCGGGTCGCCCGTTTCGTCGCGCGCCATTGTTGAAGAGATGGGCGCGGACCTGTCGTCCGCCACGATCCGCAACGTGCTGCTCGACCTTGACCGGCTCGGGTTAACCGAGCAGCCGCATTCGTCGTCGGGCCGCGCGCCCACCACGGAGGCGTACCGGCTCCACGCTCACGAAGTGCTTAGCCGCAAGCTGCCGCTCAAGCGGCTGGCCGGCCGGCTTGCGGGCGAGTTCGGGGATCTGTCGCCTGTGCCGGGCGACGTGGGTTCCGTGCTCCAGCGTGCCGCCGGCGTGCTGGCGCGCGAGAGCGGGTGCGCGGCTTTGGTGCTCTCGCCGCGGTTCGAGAACGACTTCATTCGCGAGATCAAGCTGGTCGGCATCGACCCGACGCGCATGCTCGTCGTGCTTGTGAGCGACTACGGGCTGATCCGGTCCGAGACGGTGCGCACAGAGAGCAGACCGAGCTACTTCACGCTGCGGCGGCTCGAGGAGTACCTCAACGCGAAGCTGCGCGGCCAGGACGAAGCCATTGCGACGTACGAGAATGGGTTCACCGGCGAGGAGCGCCAGCTCGGCGACGAGCTGTACCGCGACATCGTCCTGCACTACTTCATCAACTTCGCGCCCGGCCGCGCGTCGGAGCTATTTGTCGAGGGCTTCGCGAACCTCTTCGAGCACGAACAACTGCAGAGCGCGCGCTCGGTAAGCGAGGCGATCCGGCTCTTCGAGCAGCGCGATCGTTTTCTTCGGCTGCTGCGCGAGGCGCAGGGCCATGACGGTGCGTTCGTGCTCTTCGACCAGGAGATCGGCGGCACGCTCGACGTGGACCTGCCGCTCGCCATGGTCACGGCGCCGTACCGTGTCAACGCCCTGAGCCTCGGGGCACTGGCCGTCGTCGGGCCGACGCGCCAGCCGTATGAGCGCGCCGTGCAGCTCATCCGCGCGATGGCCGGGCTGCTCGAGGGCTGGCTGTCGGAAGCCTGGAGCCGGCCGAGGCTTGGCTTCGACCGCGACGTGCCGTTCAAGGTCACCGTCGGCCAGATGGCCCAGCCGCAAGAACAAGCGTAGCGGATCATGGTGGAGTTAATGACAACAAGAATCCAAAGCCCGCGCAGCGGGCGGCACACGGCAGCCTCGGGCGCGAGCCCGTGGGGGACAGGCGCCACAGAGATGAAGCCCCCGCAGGGGGCGACATCCGGTCTGGCTTCGTCTCGAACCCCATATGTCGCCCCCTGCGGGGGCGCGGATTCTGTTGCGTTCGTTTTCCACGGGCTCACGCCCGAGGCTAGAAGATGTCGTCCCCTGCGGGGACTCTACTTGAACACCAGAAACACAACGGAGTTGTGATGACGGAACACGGTCCAGATCCGGTCGAGAAGCCGACGGATGCCGAGAGCAACAACGTCGAGACGTGCCACGTTGACGAGCCGCGCAAGCACGACAAGAGGAAGCGCCCGCGCCAAGTGCTCGTCAACGAGGACGAGCTGCACCTGCTCGAGGAGAAGTCGAAGAAGGCCGACGAATACTACGGCCACTACATGCGCGCGCGGGCCGACCTGGACAACATGCGCAAGCGCATCGAGCGCGACAAGGCGGACTTCGTCAAGTACGCCAACGAACGGCTGCTGAGCGAGATCATCCCGATTCTCGACAACTTCGAGCGCGCGTTCGCGGCCGCCGAGAAGGTGCCGGCGACACACAACTTCGCCGTCGGGGTCGAGATGATCCTCAAGCAGTTGCGCGAGGTGCTGGCCCGCTACGGGGTCGAGGAGCTATACCCCGCGGGTGAGCCGTTCGACCCCGCCAAGCACGAGGCCGCCGAGACGGTCGAGACGGCCGAGCACCCGGACCACACCGTCGTCGACGTGCTCCAGCGCGGCTACGTGCTCAACGGCCGCGTCGTGCAGCCGGCCGTCGTACGCGTCGCCGTCAATCCGGAGGCGGCACCGGCCTCGCTCGAGGCGGACTCATCCCTGACAAAAAACGAGAAAGAAACAGATTCAGATACTGAGGAGGTTGAAGATGGGCAAGATCATCGGCATTGACCTCGGCACGACCAACTCGTGCGTCGCGGTCATGGAAGGCGGCGAGCCCGTCGTCATCGCCAACGCCGAAGGCACGCGCACGACGCCATCGGTCATCGGCTTCGGCAAGGACGGCGAGCGGCTCTCGGGCGTCGTGGCCAAGAACCAGGCGGTCATCAACCCGGAACGCACGATCTTCTCGATCAAGCGGTTCATGGGCCGGCATTACGACGAAGTGAGCGAGGAGATGAAACTCGTCCCGTATCAGGTCGCGGCCGGCCCGAACGGCGACGCCGTGGTCAAGATCGGCGACAAGACCTACACGCCGCCCGAGGTGTCGGCCATGATCCTGCAGAAGATGAAGCAGACGGCCGAGGACTACCTGGGCGAGAAGGTCACGCAGGCTGTCATCACCGTCCCGGCGTACTTCAACGACAGCCAGCGCCAGGCGACCAAGGATGCCGGCAAGATCGCCGGTCTCGAGGTGCTGCGCATCATCAACGAGCCGACGGCAGCCTCACTCGCTTACGGGCTCGACAAGAAGAAGGACGAGAAGATCGCCGTCTACGACCTGGGCGGCGGCACGTTCGACATCTCGATCCTCGAGATCGGCGAGGGCGTTTTCGAAGTACGCTCGACCAACGGTGACACGCACCTGGGCGGCGACGACTTCGACCAACGCGTGATCAACTGGATCGTTGCCGAGTTCAAGAAGGAGCACGGCATCGACCTCTCTAAGGACCGCCGCACGCTTCAGCGCCTGCGCGAGGCCGCCGAGAAGGCCAAGAAGGAGCTCAGCTCGACGACGCAGACCGAGATCAACCTGCCGTTCGTGAGCATGACGGCCGACAAAGAGCCGCTCCACTTCGTCAAGACGCTCACCCGCTCGACGTTCGAGAAGCTCGTTGATGAGCTGATCGAGCGCACGAAGGGCCCGTGCTTGCAGGCGCTCAAGGACGCCGGCCTCTCGCCTTCCGACATTGACGAGGTGATCCTCGTCGGCGGCCAGACGCGCACGCCCGCGGTCCAGGACATGGTCAAGAAGATCTTCGGCAAAGAACCGCACCGGGGCGTCAACCCCGACGAGGTGGTCGCCGTTGGCGCCGCGATCCAGGGCGGCGTGCTCGGCGGCGAGGTCAAGGACGTGCTGCTGCTCGACGTGACCCCGCTCAGCCTCGGCATCGAGACGCTCGGCGGCGTCTTTACGCGGCTGATCGAGCGCAACACCACGATCCCCACGCGGAAAAGCCAGATCTTCTCGACGGCGGCCGACAACCAGCCCGCCGTCAGCGTCCACGTGCTCCAGGGCGAGCGCGAGATGGCGGCCTACAACCGCACGCTGGGCCGGTTCGACCTCGTCGGCATCCCGCCGGCGCCGCGCGGCATCCCTCAGATCGAGGTGACGTTCGACATCGACGCCAACGGCATCGTGCACGTCTCGGCCAAGGACCTCGGCACGGGCAAAGAGCAGAAGATCCGCATCGAGGCCTCGAGCGGGATCTCCGAGGAAGACGTTGACCGGATGGTCAAGGACGCCCAGGAGCACGAGAGCGAGGACAAGAAGCGCCGCGAGGAAGTCGACACAAAGAACGCTGCCGACGCGCTTGTCTACACGACCGAGAAGACGCTCAAAGAGCACGGCGACAAGATCCCGGCCGACGAGCGTTCGAAGGTCGAGAAAGCCCTCGAGGAGCTCAAGAAGCTGATGGAGTCCGGCACCATCGACGAGATCAAGAAGGCGATGGACGCCGTGACGAGCGCCTCGCACAAGCTCGCCGAGGAGATCTACAAACACGCGGCCGAACAGCAGGCCGCCCAGCAGCAGACAGCGGGCAGCGGACCCTCCTCAGGCGGGGAAGGCGACGCGAAGAAAGACGAAAACGTCGTGGACGCCGACTACGAGGTGGTCGACGACGACGGCAAGAAATGATGGCGGACGCAGGGCCGCCCTCCAGCAGACGGAGGGTGGCCCTGTCCGGCATTCCGTTGCAGGCGTACGGCGGGGATCATGAATGGCAAACAAGCGTGACTACTACGAGGTGCTTGGCGTCGGCCGCAATGCGACCGCCGACGAGCTGAAAAAGGCGTACCGCAAGCTCGCGATGCAGTACCACCCGGACCGCAATCCGGGAGACAAGGCGGCCGAGGAGTCCTTCAAAGAGGTCTCCGAGGCCTACGAGGTGCTCACCGACGCGAACAGGCGGCGCGTCTATGACCAGTTCGGTCACGCGGGCCTTGCGGGCGCGGCGGCCGGCGCGGGCCCGGGCGCAGGTTACGGCGGCGGATTCGGCGGCATCGACCCGTTCGAGATCTTCGAGCGCGCGTTCGGGGGTGGCGAGGGCATCTTCGACTCGATCTTCGGCGGCGGTTTCGGCACGCGCACGCGGCGACGGCCGACAGGCGCGGCCCGCGGCTCCGACCTCCGCTACGACCTCGCGATCTCATTCGAAGAAGCCGCTTTCGGCACGAAGAAGCAGGTCGTCGTCCCGCGTCTCGACGAGTGCGACGAGTGCAAAGGCTCCGGCCTGGCAGCCGGGGCGACGCGCAATACCTGTCCGCAGTGCCAGGGCACGGGACAGATCCGAATGTCACAGGGCTTCTTCAGCATCAGCCGCACGTGCACGCAGTGCGGCGGCACCGGCACGGTCGTCTCCAATCCCTGCCGCAAGTGCAACGGTGAAGGCCGCATCCGGAACAAGAAGACGCTCAACGTCACAATCCCCGCCGGCGTCGAAACCGGCTCGCAGCTCAAGATTTCCGGCGAGGGCGAGGCCGGCGTGCGCGGCGGCCCGCCGGGCAGTCTCTACATCTTCCTCCACGTCGAGCCGCACCCGATCTTCGACCGGCACGGCGACGATCTGCTGTGCGAGGTGCCGATCAGTTTCACGCTTGCCGCGCTCGGTGGTTCGATCGACGTGCCGACCCTCAACGGCAAGGCGCGGCTCAAGATCCCCGCCGGCACACAGAGCGGGAAGATCTTCCGACTGCGCGGCAAGGGTGTGCAGAACCTCCACGGCTACGGCCGCGGCGACCAGCACGTGCGCGTCGTCGTCGAGACGCCGCAGAAACTCTCGCGCCAGCAGGCCGAGTTCCTCGAGAAGCTCGCCGCCTCCACCGGCGGGCGCGAGTACCCCATGGGCGAGGAGTTCAACCGCAAAGCGAGACAACTGGACGGCCGCACGTAGACGCGTTATGCACGACTATCGCCTCTGCATTCCGCCCGACAAGATCGAGGGCGACACCGCACGCCTCGATGGCGAAGAGTTCCACTATTGTGCGCACGTGCTGCGGCGCCGGGAAGGCGCGGTCACGGTGTTCGACGGCGTCGCACGCGAGTGGGCGGCCACCATCATGTCGGTCGAGCGCCACTACGCCGTGCTCCATCTCGACCGGCTGTTGCGCGAGGAATGCCCGCCGAACGTCCGCGTCGTTGTCTATCCCGCCGTGCTCAAGAGCAAGGCGCTCGACGACGTAATCGAGTCGGCAACCGAACTCGGCGCGCACGCCATTGTGCCGGTGGTCTCGCAGCGCTGCGACCCGAAGGCCCTCACGGGCGACGCCAACGCGCGGCTGGCGCGGTGGCACCGGATCGCGGTGGCTGCCGCGAAACAGTGCGGCCGGATCGCTGTACCCGCGCTTTCGTTGCCCACCGAGTTTGGCGCGCTACTCGCGGGCGTGGCGGAAGGCGTCCGCATCATCTGCACGCGCCGGGAGGGTGCAATGACACTCCTTGCCACGCTGGATCAGACGGCACCCGGGGCCACCGAGATCGCCATCCTGGTCGGGCCCGAGGCCGACTTCGCACCCGAGGAGATCGAAGCGGCCGTCCATGCCGGCGCTCACGCCGCACAACTCGGGTCGACGACGCTCCGCTCCGGCGTCGCCGCAGCCGCCGCCTTGTCGGTTGTGTCGGCCTGGCTAACCTCACGTTCGCGCAGCCAGACATGAGGGTGGGCGCTGCCACGCTTGCCCCACATCCGCGTCGAGACGCGTGATGACCGGGATGCGGTGCACGTTGACGCTCCATACGGCGTCTGGTAGCGTTGCGCGGGATCACCGAGAGGAGCGCCCCTTGGGTACGCAATCGCGCTCGTCGACAGCGAATGTTGCGCCGCCGGCCACCATGCACGAGCGCGTGGCCTTCGGACTGCTCTTTGCGCTTGCATTCCTCATGCCATTCAAGTTCGGGCTGTTCAGCCTGGACACATTACCACCGCCGTTCGGCCCGTCGATCGGCGCTCTCTTTTCGGCGACCGCCTCGTGGCCCGTCGAGATCGCTGAACTGCTCATCGCCCTCACGGCATTCTTCTGGCTGCTCGACATGATCGTGACACGCCGGATCACGTTCCGCTTCACAACGGCCGATGGCTTCCTGTGGGCTTTCCTCATCATCGCCCTGATCGGGTCGTTCTTCTCCATCCTGCCGCACTCGGCGGTCACGTTCATGAAGCAGTTCGCGTGTTGGGCGTTCCTCTACCACCTCGTCGTGAACATGCCAGGCGGGGAGCGGCGCGAGCGCGCGCTTGTGAGTGCCCTGCTTGCCGGCATGATGTGCGCCTCGCTCATCGGCCTTCACCAGCGCCTGGTTGGGTACGAGCAGATACGCCAGGAGGTTCTGCAACGGGTGCCACCCGAGCTCCAGGGCCAATACATGGCGATTCTCGATCGAGCACGCGTGATGTCGTCGTTTAGTTCGCCCAACTCGCTCGGCGGGCTGTACGCCATGCTGCTGCCGGCGGCGCTCGTTTTCGTCGTCGTGATGCGCCAGTGGACGCGCCGCTACGGCGAGTTGCCGGCCGTGCTGTACTGCATTCTCGGTCCGGTGCTCGCGTTCGGCATCTTCATCCTCACCGAATCGAAGGGGGCGTTCATCAGCCTCGGCATCGTCGCCATCGTCGTCGTGATCACCATGGGCCACAGACTTCGTGTGCCCGCGTGGGGGAGGCCGGCTGCGATCGGCCTGGCCATCGTCGTGGTGACCGGTCTGTCCTTCACGTCGCCCGGCCGCCGCCTGCTCGAACGCGGCGCTCACACGTTCGAGGAGCGCATCGGCTACTGGCGGGGTGCCGCCCACATCGCCGCCGACCGCTCGCCGGGCCGCAACCTTATCGGGACCGGGTTCAATTCCTTCGGCGCCATGTTCCCGAAGTACAAGGACCCGAAGGCCGTGGTCGGCATGGCCCAATACGCGCACAACAACTACGTGCAGCTCTTCATCGAGGTTGGCGTGCTTGGGCTCGCGGCATTCGTCGCGTTCTGGGTCACCCACCTCGTGCGGGCCGGCCCGGT contains:
- the dnaJ gene encoding molecular chaperone DnaJ; the encoded protein is MANKRDYYEVLGVGRNATADELKKAYRKLAMQYHPDRNPGDKAAEESFKEVSEAYEVLTDANRRRVYDQFGHAGLAGAAAGAGPGAGYGGGFGGIDPFEIFERAFGGGEGIFDSIFGGGFGTRTRRRPTGAARGSDLRYDLAISFEEAAFGTKKQVVVPRLDECDECKGSGLAAGATRNTCPQCQGTGQIRMSQGFFSISRTCTQCGGTGTVVSNPCRKCNGEGRIRNKKTLNVTIPAGVETGSQLKISGEGEAGVRGGPPGSLYIFLHVEPHPIFDRHGDDLLCEVPISFTLAALGGSIDVPTLNGKARLKIPAGTQSGKIFRLRGKGVQNLHGYGRGDQHVRVVVETPQKLSRQQAEFLEKLAASTGGREYPMGEEFNRKARQLDGRT
- a CDS encoding glycosyltransferase family 4 protein codes for the protein MGAKRPKVCHVITRLILGGAQENTLYTVELLQESGRFDVTLVTGPALGPEGSLFERAENGDFQTVVIPQMRRAIHPVRDLTTYRALKRLFKRERYDVVHTHSSKAGVLGRLAARAAGVPVVVHTIHGLPFHPYQPRFTYKIYVALERIAARRSDRIISVADAMTAQAVAAGVAASDMFTTIYSGMDLDLFLEAGAKRDGVRKRLGFGPDDLVVGKIARLFHLKGHEYVFEAFRRLAARFPTLKLMLVHDGILRRQFEAQLERMGLRDRVVFTGIVPPDEIPELIAAMDVLVHASLREGLARTLPQALAVGRPVVSFDVDGAREVTLDDRTGCLVAPKDVDGLTAAIEKLLGDAALRARLGAEGRRLVDPVFRKEYMVEQIAALYDDLLGAKKVGRE
- a CDS encoding O-antigen ligase family protein; translation: MGTQSRSSTANVAPPATMHERVAFGLLFALAFLMPFKFGLFSLDTLPPPFGPSIGALFSATASWPVEIAELLIALTAFFWLLDMIVTRRITFRFTTADGFLWAFLIIALIGSFFSILPHSAVTFMKQFACWAFLYHLVVNMPGGERRERALVSALLAGMMCASLIGLHQRLVGYEQIRQEVLQRVPPELQGQYMAILDRARVMSSFSSPNSLGGLYAMLLPAALVFVVVMRQWTRRYGELPAVLYCILGPVLAFGIFILTESKGAFISLGIVAIVVVITMGHRLRVPAWGRPAAIGLAIVVVTGLSFTSPGRRLLERGAHTFEERIGYWRGAAHIAADRSPGRNLIGTGFNSFGAMFPKYKDPKAVVGMAQYAHNNYVQLFIEVGVLGLAAFVAFWVTHLVRAGPVVGGFAHGEREVSFAVLVVLAAFFGLLAFLLHSIVDFDLYVPGLAMTAMLLLGLLVRHTGVLVEKTVVLRKELHAVIALAVLMVVAVAVIFFIPMPLTAEIHYFNARAILTGEAVNPPADRHGAAIGEMRQALQWDPLNQSYIAFLASIHQQRGVEQGSRDDFDKADAWYTRAIRLDPYRHQFVYRRAMVRLERMRLEGRIDWDPILTEFEHAVLLYPTDPHMRLLYTLRLDEAGRTEEAGKQFAEAARYDDANFSGALQTVREGYNDLSEIEAFMKSLDALRDKYGTPSSASRLDGEHGMRGGD
- a CDS encoding nucleotide exchange factor GrpE, whose protein sequence is MTEHGPDPVEKPTDAESNNVETCHVDEPRKHDKRKRPRQVLVNEDELHLLEEKSKKADEYYGHYMRARADLDNMRKRIERDKADFVKYANERLLSEIIPILDNFERAFAAAEKVPATHNFAVGVEMILKQLREVLARYGVEELYPAGEPFDPAKHEAAETVETAEHPDHTVVDVLQRGYVLNGRVVQPAVVRVAVNPEAAPASLEADSSLTKNEKETDSDTEEVEDGQDHRH
- the dnaK gene encoding molecular chaperone DnaK, encoding MGKIIGIDLGTTNSCVAVMEGGEPVVIANAEGTRTTPSVIGFGKDGERLSGVVAKNQAVINPERTIFSIKRFMGRHYDEVSEEMKLVPYQVAAGPNGDAVVKIGDKTYTPPEVSAMILQKMKQTAEDYLGEKVTQAVITVPAYFNDSQRQATKDAGKIAGLEVLRIINEPTAASLAYGLDKKKDEKIAVYDLGGGTFDISILEIGEGVFEVRSTNGDTHLGGDDFDQRVINWIVAEFKKEHGIDLSKDRRTLQRLREAAEKAKKELSSTTQTEINLPFVSMTADKEPLHFVKTLTRSTFEKLVDELIERTKGPCLQALKDAGLSPSDIDEVILVGGQTRTPAVQDMVKKIFGKEPHRGVNPDEVVAVGAAIQGGVLGGEVKDVLLLDVTPLSLGIETLGGVFTRLIERNTTIPTRKSQIFSTAADNQPAVSVHVLQGEREMAAYNRTLGRFDLVGIPPAPRGIPQIEVTFDIDANGIVHVSAKDLGTGKEQKIRIEASSGISEEDVDRMVKDAQEHESEDKKRREEVDTKNAADALVYTTEKTLKEHGDKIPADERSKVEKALEELKKLMESGTIDEIKKAMDAVTSASHKLAEEIYKHAAEQQAAQQQTAGSGPSSGGEGDAKKDENVVDADYEVVDDDGKK
- a CDS encoding 16S rRNA (uracil(1498)-N(3))-methyltransferase, with translation MHDYRLCIPPDKIEGDTARLDGEEFHYCAHVLRRREGAVTVFDGVAREWAATIMSVERHYAVLHLDRLLREECPPNVRVVVYPAVLKSKALDDVIESATELGAHAIVPVVSQRCDPKALTGDANARLARWHRIAVAAAKQCGRIAVPALSLPTEFGALLAGVAEGVRIICTRREGAMTLLATLDQTAPGATEIAILVGPEADFAPEEIEAAVHAGAHAAQLGSTTLRSGVAAAAALSVVSAWLTSRSRSQT
- a CDS encoding undecaprenyl/decaprenyl-phosphate alpha-N-acetylglucosaminyl 1-phosphate transferase, which codes for MWRVAYLVLLVVALALSAALVPLCKRLARRWGLVAMPHPDKAKIAPTPLLGGVAIVASFLFTVVGASVVMLLARGGALAGLVPEAVRGYSAGMIQQAPRLFLVLGGALAMMVLGLIDDKRSLGPFTKLAVETAVAVILVAFGVRVSLFIGSDVLAGVVSVLWILAVINATNFLDNMDGLAAGVAAIAAFFFLLTAVQYEQYFVSAMLAALVGAVVGFLVYNVHPASIFMGDAGSLFLGYMLAVLTILGTYYRPGHPTTFPVVVPLVVLAVPLYEMATVTAIRLHKGLSPFKASKHHFSFRMRGLGLGVRGAVSFIWLVTACTGIAALLLPQLNTTGALLDLLLVALVLTIVALLEFWGGRKARREAPRDDED
- the hrcA gene encoding heat-inducible transcription repressor HrcA, giving the protein MTLSRKEAEQRQHDVLMALVRAYISTGSPVSSRAIVEEMGADLSSATIRNVLLDLDRLGLTEQPHSSSGRAPTTEAYRLHAHEVLSRKLPLKRLAGRLAGEFGDLSPVPGDVGSVLQRAAGVLARESGCAALVLSPRFENDFIREIKLVGIDPTRMLVVLVSDYGLIRSETVRTESRPSYFTLRRLEEYLNAKLRGQDEAIATYENGFTGEERQLGDELYRDIVLHYFINFAPGRASELFVEGFANLFEHEQLQSARSVSEAIRLFEQRDRFLRLLREAQGHDGAFVLFDQEIGGTLDVDLPLAMVTAPYRVNALSLGALAVVGPTRQPYERAVQLIRAMAGLLEGWLSEAWSRPRLGFDRDVPFKVTVGQMAQPQEQA